TGGAGAGTTATCAAGGAGAACAAAGATCTTGACCTTCCTGCCCACAAGGTAAGCTTATAATTATAGCTTTAGACTTTGTTTTCATACTTCCTCTGAGCTCATTCTTCTTGCAGGTCATGGTAGCTACCGTGCGGTGTGAAGAAATTGCAAATGAGAAGTTTTCTCATTTCATTTCTAACGAGGTAATGTTCACTGTTTGTAAGCATCTTTGTGAGTCACATAGTCACTAACCAACTaccttttttggttttgtttacaGGACTGGCGAAAACTTGATGAGGAGGTGCAAGCTGGTCCAGTTTCTAATTTTGGAAAGAGGCTTACTTCTATTCTTGGTTCTTGCTTATCTGAGTAAGCACATTGATTTTAATCAAGCTACTCACATCaactgtatatatattttttaaagataatttgTTTAATTAGATATGATGGGGAGGCTACATTCTTTGATGAAGGTGTCAGATCTTTAAAGAGACATCAACTTCAAGAAAAGCTTCTCCAAGTAATATATCTTTTGTTCAAGCTTAAATAAGCTTGTTCTGTCACACTCAGAAACATATACTATATGCTTtctaattatatgattttaaccTTACAGCTAGTGAATCCAGCGTTTCAAGATGTGTTAGGACACATAAGATTTGGGATGCTTGAAAAGTTTAAGGCTTCTTTTGATAAAGCTTTAGAGATTGGAGAAGGCTTTTCTTCAGCTTCCACTACTTGGTTCAAGTCTTGCATGGCTCAATTCGATGAAGAGTGTGCAGGTGCCATCGTTGAACAAGCCGATTGGGACACAGCTAAAGTACGTGACAAGATTGTCCGTGACATAGAGGCTCACATTTCCTCTGTGAGGACTTCCAAGCTATCTGAACTTACAAGCCAGTACGAGGTAAACAGAAAGAATCAAAAAACACTTTGGAACATTGAGTTATGTAACTGATTTAGCCTATGACTTGCAGTCCAAGCTTCATGAAGCATTGTCTGAACCAGTGGAAGCTTTGTTGGAAGGAGCTAATGATGAGACGTGGAGAACAGTAAAGAAGCTACATAGGCGTGAAACTGAATCTGCTGTCTCTGGATTCAGTAGTGCATTAGCTGGTTTTGACattgaagaagagatgagagacAAGATGGTGAAAAGCCTTCAGGAGTATTCGAGAGGTGCCATAGAGTCTAAGGCAAAGGAAGAAGCAGGAAGGGTCTTGATGCGCATGAAAGAAAGGTATATATAAAGCAAGCATTTCAAGATTAGCTTTAAACAATGACTAAGTGTTCTTGTTCTTCCTTCAGGTTTGGTACAATCTTTAGTCATGATTCTGATTCAATGCCACGTGTTTGGACCGGGAATGAAGATATTCGAGCTATTACTAAAGCAGCTAGATCAGCTGTACGATCTGTTTCCCTATTAACGTTTTGTTATATAACAAAGTCTAAAACACCTTGTTGTGGCttcttgtttcttgtttcttgtttcAGTCCTTGAAGTTGCTTTCAGTAATGGTTGTGATCAGGTTGGGTGATGAAACTGATAACATAGAGAAGACACTAACTGTTGCTCTTTTGGATCCAACAACGTCTAAAAAAAGCATTACAGCATCTGATCCATTGGCTTCAAGCACTTGGGATGAGGTATGTATTGACTCTGCTCCAGTCTCTTTTCACTTCATTTGATTCTTGATGTGgtcccattattttttttagattccATCATCAAGAACTTTGATCACACCTGTCCAGTGTAAATCTATATGGAGACAGTTCAAGACAGAAACTGAGTATACAGTGACTCAAGCCATATCTGCACAGGCATGATTACTTGCTTCACAAGTTATCTCTATGCTATGTTTTATGAATACTAATTGGTTATACTAATTCAGGAAGCGAACAAGCGTGGTAGCAACTGGCTACCACCTCCATGGGCAATTCTTGCATTGATCATACTTGGATTCAACGAGTTCATGACTCTTCTAAGGTCCATAAAAGCTAGTACTGATTGTTTCATATCGATGAAATTGTTATGTAACATTCTTTTATTCTTATTGTTAACAGAAACCCTCTTTATCTCGGTCTCTTATTTGTCGTTTTCCTTCTCTTGAAAGCACTATGGACGCAACTAGATATCCCTGGCGAGTTCCGCAATGGTGTAGTAAGTAGCTTTCTCATGAATCATGGACTTGACAAGGATTAGTATTCGAGAACTCTTGATAATGATACTCATATATGATGTTACTACTTATGGTTTCTTCTTCAGGTTTCAGGGCTCATATCTATATCAGCAAAATTTGTTCCCACGGTCATGAACCTTCTCAAGAACCTTGCTGCGGAAGGCCAAGCTCCTCCTGCAGCTAATCCAGAGAACCGTCGTCCTAGCAACAACACTTCTTCAAATGCTTCCTCGTCAGAACATCCACCAGAGCATAAAAGTTCCTCAAAGACAGATTAATTTTGTTACACTCCAAAGGTTTGATTTCCAATTCTTGGTGTTTGTTTCCACTTGTTTACTGACTACTCAGGAGTGCAAAACGCTGCGTTTTAGAaccttttgttttgtatttgaacttttCTTTATACACTGTGTCTTTTTTTTCTGTACCACTCACAAAAGTGACTTAAAAGCGATGAGACATGTTTTGAAttcgtttgatgttttttttttcccctgCATGTAGAGAAAATTGAAGGACTATAAATCTATGTACGATCTCAATAACTAGCTTTTTGTAAGTTGAAGCATGGGATAAGATGGCAACCCCATCGAAAGAGAGGATAAATTAATCTTTACATTAACTACTTAGTGGTGAAAATTTCTTTTTGCTGAGTGGTGAAGTTTTGTAACCATGTTTTTAAAAGGTTGAATAGATTTTCAGAATCCAATTCATGGATTGGTCATCGGTGTGTGTATTTGTTACCATCATTTCTTTTCATATCCACCGCCAACAACTCTGTAAAATATAGTATATCAAATTACTAAAGTTTAAAGTACATATGAatttaaacttaaataattCAGACAATAGTCCTATTAATATttcgtgtttcaaaaaaaaagtactattaatatttatctaataaaaattgACCAAAAGCCTTTGTGGGGGCTACTGGGTGTTTTTTGTATAGTTGTGACTGTTTTGAAGACAGAAATCTCATGTGACATGTATGGCTATCGTATGCGATGTGACATTTACAATTGATACTCGTACAAGGTGATTTTTTGGAATCTtattcaaaacaaacaaaaattatgtttttggaaTTGTAATGGTTTTTTTAGACGTTTCTGATCACGATCACTCGTACAAGGTGATTTGTATCCCTCTTAAcgttttgtttttcaattcttGGTTAGGTGAAAATGATTAATGGATACACTTTGAATCTATCAATTCTTGATCCAACAGCTATCAGACCTCCTATTTCCGAATCGCCATTAATGATATAGACAAGCTACAACTCCCCTTTTTGGAGAACACCGGTTACGAAATTACCGGTCAACAAATACATCGGGCTAAAATGAAGATTTATTGATTTTGGCATTTGTGAGGAGATTTCTTGAAACAATGAAGAAAACGAGTACACGTATGACGTATCATTAGTTATGGCAACAACATGAAGAATATCCGTGTCAGACGGTTCTGCATTTAAAAACTTGGGACCGCATGCCTCACACGTCGTATAGTCTATTCTCTATAAACTTGGGACCGCATGGCTCACGTGGAGTCTATAAATCATCATAGTGTAACAGTTAcctttaactatttttaaagtttagaCAAAATAATATGCGATGAATGTATGACAAAAAAAGCGGAATTTCAGGCGGAATACATTCCATTCCACGCTTCTTATTTTCTCTTCCATAATAGCATTTCTAATAATAACCATTTCGATAGAGTAACGTAAATAATCAATTCGActttcttagcaaaaaaaaaatcaattcgaCTTTAGTTTATGCggtttaattcaaaatatatttcaacCAGATAGGTacttgaaaaacaaaaattacaatCATAGATTCATACAACTTCACCGCACATCGTACTTGGGATAAAGTCCAATATGTTTGGAGTACTAGGAGAAGAGGAAAGTCACCATATGACCACATataatattcttcttcttcctacATTATATAAAAACCATCTAACCAGACTGAGAAACTCGAAGAGCACGAGGCATTATTGGCTCATGATGAACATTAATCCCGACAGAGATTGTCTGAATCTTGCAAGAATTCTCCGCACTAGTACTTAGCatgttcttctctttctcttcctccAGGATAATCTCCTCTATGGTTCCCATTAATATCTTCTCCAAGCTTTCACCATCGGTCCATTCTCTAATCGTTGCTTTAACCAGCAACGGATTTTGACTAATCAGATCCCAAACCGGGAAATTCTTACGCGGCATCACGTAATCTTCAGCTTTTAGTTTTAGGCTAGGACAGTAGTCACCGGCTCCATCTCCTAAAtaaatcatcttcttcccttccTTAGCTAGAGATTCTTGAATCCTCTCAATGACCAAGCCCTAATAAATAAATGCAAacatatataatgattaaactATGATCTAATATTTAGAAACGACCAAAATGGGACCATTGACATAGAGATGACATGTTTTGACTGATGTGGTCAAATACCTGACCAAAacattattttaacattttagatCAAAGTGTACTTTTTTGGTGTAACGAAAAAGatgattaaagaaaaaaaaaagttcaatgtACCTTGCACATGTTAAGAGGGCAACTGCCATGAGTGCAACCATGAGAGGAGTTAGTAAAATCATGGTAAGGAGAAATTCTCAAGGTGTCTTTCTCATCGACAAATCCTGGGTTCGAGTTGATCTCAGAAAAGAGTTCACTAATCCCCAGATGCTCAACCATGGTCTcgatgaagaacatgtttgcaTCGCTCACTATCCTCAGCTCACACCTGGAAACCGAGCCGTAAATATTGTTTCGTCAGAACCGGTGGGTTTTGTCTAATATTAGACAAGATTTTataatttaggaaaaaaaaaacagaaaatgaaTCAACATAACAATAATAATGTGTGTTACCCTAAAGCATGTGCAGCTTTGATGGCAGGGACGATCCGTGGATGGATAGGGATTGTTCTTAGGGCTTGTTTGATCTCTTCAATTGTTTTTCCCTGATCATGAAGCTCTTTCATCATACAATCCtgtaatataacaaaataaaacttatGGTTTCGTTTATGATATGAACAAAGCGggaaattaacaaaaactagatttgtgttttttcttttattatataaagaaacagAGAAGGAAAGGTAAGGTTACAAACCATGACT
This Brassica napus cultivar Da-Ae chromosome C6, Da-Ae, whole genome shotgun sequence DNA region includes the following protein-coding sequences:
- the LOC106404908 gene encoding protein ROOT HAIR DEFECTIVE 3 homolog 1, whose protein sequence is MDKSEGCCSVQLIDGDGIYNVSGIDHFIKEVKLGECGLSYAVVSIMGPQSSGKSTLLNSLFGTNFMEMDAFKGRSQTTKGIWLARCAGIEPCTLVMDLEGTDGRERGEDDTAFEKQSALFALAISDIVLINMWCHDIGREQAANKPLLKTVFQVMMRLFSPRKTTMLFVIRDKTRTPLENLEPVLREDIQKIWDSVPKPEAHKETPMSDFFNVEVVALSSYEEKEEQFKEQVASLRQRFMHSIAPGGLAGDRRGVIPASGFAFSADQIWRVIKENKDLDLPAHKVMVATVRCEEIANEKFSHFISNEDWRKLDEEVQAGPVSNFGKRLTSILGSCLSEYDGEATFFDEGVRSLKRHQLQEKLLQLVNPAFQDVLGHIRFGMLEKFKASFDKALEIGEGFSSASTTWFKSCMAQFDEECAGAIVEQADWDTAKVRDKIVRDIEAHISSVRTSKLSELTSQYESKLHEALSEPVEALLEGANDETWRTVKKLHRRETESAVSGFSSALAGFDIEEEMRDKMVKSLQEYSRGAIESKAKEEAGRVLMRMKERFGTIFSHDSDSMPRVWTGNEDIRAITKAARSASLKLLSVMVVIRLGDETDNIEKTLTVALLDPTTSKKSITASDPLASSTWDEIPSSRTLITPVQCKSIWRQFKTETEYTVTQAISAQEANKRGSNWLPPPWAILALIILGFNEFMTLLRNPLYLGLLFVVFLLLKALWTQLDIPGEFRNGVVSGLISISAKFVPTVMNLLKNLAAEGQAPPAANPENRRPSNNTSSNASSSEHPPEHKSSSKTD
- the LOC106406820 gene encoding inorganic pyrophosphatase 1 codes for the protein MACNNNNKNNIVVVFDFDKTIIDVDSDNWVIDELGFTDLFNQLLPTMPWNTVMDCMMKELHDQGKTIEEIKQALRTIPIHPRIVPAIKAAHALGCELRIVSDANMFFIETMVEHLGISELFSEINSNPGFVDEKDTLRISPYHDFTNSSHGCTHGSCPLNMCKGLVIERIQESLAKEGKKMIYLGDGAGDYCPSLKLKAEDYVMPRKNFPVWDLISQNPLLVKATIREWTDGESLEKILMGTIEEIILEEEKEKNMLSTSAENSCKIQTISVGINVHHEPIMPRALRVSQSG